Proteins found in one Rissa tridactyla isolate bRisTri1 chromosome 27, bRisTri1.patW.cur.20221130, whole genome shotgun sequence genomic segment:
- the LOC128901732 gene encoding uncharacterized protein LOC128901732, which produces MSPTRVTVVLDPQMSPRRATIVLNPQMSPRRATIILDPTDPIDVPKKSHRHPGPTDPIDVPKSHHRLGPTNVPKKSHSCPGPTDPIDVPKKSHHHPVDPIDVPNESHQCIGPTDVPKKSHHRLGPTNVPRKSHRHPGPTDPIDVPNESHHRPGPTDVPKKSHHRLGPTNVPKKSHSCPGPTDPIDVPKKSHHHPVDPIDVPNETHQCIGPTDVPKKSHHRLGPTNVPKKSHHHPGPTDPIDVPNESHHRPGPTDVPKKSHHRLGPTNVPKKSHHHPVDPIDVPKESHQRTGPTDPTDVPTESH; this is translated from the coding sequence ATGTCCCCAACGAGAGTCACCGTCGTCCTGGACCCACAGATGTCCCCAAGAAGAGCCACCATCGTCTTGAACCCACAAATGTCCCCAAGAAGAGCCACCATCATCCTGGACCCCACAGACCCCATAGATGTCCCCAAGAAGAGCCACCGCCATCCTGGACCCACAGACCCCATAGATGTCCCCAAGAGCCACCATCGTCTTGGACCCACAAATGTCCCCAAGAAGAGCCACAGTTGTCCTGGCCCCACAGACCCCATAGATGTCCCCAAGAAGAGCCACCATCATCCTGTTGACCCCATAGATGTCCCCAATGAGAGCCACCAATGTATTGGCCCCACAGATGTCCCCAAGAAGAGCCACCATCGTCTTGGACCCACAAATGTCCCCAGGAAGAGCCACCGTCATCCTGGACCCACAGACCCCATAGATGTCCCCAACGAGAGCCACCATCGTCCTGGCCCCACAGATGTCCCCAAAAAGAGCCACCATCGTCTTGGACCCACAAATGTCCCCAAGAAGAGCCACAGTTGTCCTGGCCCCACAGACCCCATAGATGTCCCCAAGAAGAGCCACCATCATCCTGTTGACCCCATAGATGTCCCCAATGAGACCCACCAATGTATTGGCCCCACAGATGTCCCCAAGAAGAGCCACCATCGTCTTGGACCCACAAATGTCCCCAAGAAGAGCCACCATCATCCTGGACCCACAGACCCCATAGATGTCCCCAACGAGAGCCACCATCGTCCTGGCCCCACAGATGTCCCCAAAAAGAGCCACCATCGTCTTGGACCCACAAATGTCCCCAAGAAGAGCCACCATCATCCTGTTGACCCCATAGATGTCCCCAAGGAGAGCCACCAACGTACTGGCCCCACAGACCCCACAGATGTCCCCACTGAGAGCCACTAA